The nucleotide sequence TGGGCGAGCAATCCATGCCGGGCATGGGGCTGGAGCGCCTGAGCGGCCCGACGCGGGCCATCCTGTTCGACATCGCGGAGAATCCGGAGAGTTCGATCTCGGACATCACCGCGCGCGTGAAGCTCCCGCAGAGCCAGGTGTCCGCGTGCGTGGCGCGGCTGCGCGACCGGGGAACTGTCACCACGGAGAGCGACCCGCTCGACCGGCGCCGCACCCTCGTGCGCCTCTCCGACGACTCCCGCCGCCGCGCCGCGCAGCGCCCGCCGGCCCCGATCGACGAGGCCGTGGCCAAGGCACTGGGCGCGGACGACCCCGCGCGCGTCGAGCGGGTGAAGGCGGCCCTCGACGCACTCGCGGAGGCACTGGGGTCCCGGGAGTAGCGCGGCCACGCGGCCGGGCCCACACACCCGCACCGCCGGTCGGCCTCGCCTCCGCCGCCCATTGACACCCGCGAACGCGCCCTGTTAGCTGGTGCTCCGCATATTAATCCATTCATTGGATTTAATACCCGGAGGCACCCATGACGCGTCTGACCCCGCTCCCCGAGGACCGGTTCAGTTTCGGGCTGTGGACGGTCGGCTGGCAGGCGCGCGACCCGTTCGGCGACGCCACCCGGGCGCCGCTCGACCCGGCCGAGGCCGTGCACCGGCTGGCCGAGGCCGGAGCGTACGGCGTCACCTTCCACGACGACGACCTGATCCCCTTCGGCTCCGACGAACCCGCGCGCGACAAGGCCGTCGCCGCGTTCCGCGCGGCGCTCGACGCGACCGGCCTGGTCGTCCCGATGGCGACCACGAACCTGTTCACCCACCCGGTCTTCAAGGACGGCGCGTTCACCGCCAACGACCGCGGCGTCCGCCGGCACGCGCTGCGCAAGGTCATGCGCAACCTCGACCTCGCCGCCGAACTCGGCGCCCGGACCTACGTGTTCTGGGGCGGCCGGGAAGGCTCCGAATCCGATGCCGGCAAGGACGTGCGGGCCGCGCTGGACCGGTTCAAGGAAGCCGTCGACATCCTGTGCGACTACGTGCGCGACCGCGGCCACGACCTGCGGTTCGCGCTGGAGCCCAAGCCCAACGAGCCGCGCGGCGACATCTTCCTGCCCACCGTCGGGCACGCCCTCGCGTTCATCGAACGCCTCGAACACCCCGAAATGGTCGGCGTCAACCCCGAGGTCGGCCACGAGCAGATGGCCGGTCTCAACATGGTGCACGCCGCCGCGCAGGCACTGTGGGCCGGCAAGCTGTTCCACATCGACCTCAACGGGCAGCACGGACCCAAGTACGACCAGGACCTCGTCTTCGGGCACGGCGACCTGAAGAGCGCGTTCTTCCTGGTCGACCTGCTCGAACACGGCGGCTACGACGGCCCCCGGCACTTCGACTACAAGCCGCTGCGGACCGAGGACTCCGCCGGGGTGTGGGCGTCGGCCGCCGCGAACATGCGCACGTACCTGCTGCTGCGCGAACGCGCCCGCGCGTTCCGTGCCGACCCGGAGGTCCGCGACGCGATGGCCGCCGCCGGTGTCGGCGACCTCGCGGTACCGACGCTCGCACCCGGCGAGACGTACGCCGACCTCGCGGGTGACCGCTTCGACCTCGACGCGGCGGCCGAACGCGGGTACGGCTACGAGAGGTTGGACCAGCTCTCCGTCGAGCACATCCTGGGCGCGCGCTGACATGGCGGCCCGTCTCGTGGCCGGCGTCGACTCCTCCACCCAGGCGTGCAAGGTCGTCGTCTGCGACGCCGACACGGGAGCCGTCGTCCGCGAGGGCCGCGCCCCGCACCCGGACGGCACCGAGGTGCACCCGGAGGCGTGGTGGCGGGCCCTGCTCCGCGCGGCGGACGACGCCGGCGGGCTCGACGACGTCGCGGCGGTCGGCGTCGCCGCGCAACAGCACGGCATGGTCGGCCTCGACGACGACGGCGGCGTGGTCCGTGACGCGCTGCTGTGGAACGACACGCGCTCGGCCGGGGCCGCGGCCGACCTCGTCGCGGAACTCGGCGGGGCCGACGCGTGGGCCGAGGCCGTCGGATCGGTGCCGGTCGCGTCATTCACCGTCACCAAGCTGCGCTGGCTCGCCGACCACGAACCCCGCGCCGCCGAGCGGGTCGCGGCGGTGTGCCTCCCACACGACTACCTCACGTGGCGGCTGACCGGCGGCGGCGACCCCGCGGACCTCGCCACGGATCGCGGCGACGCGTCCGGCACCGGCTACTGGTCCCCTCAGGACGGGGCGTACCGCGACGACCTGCTCCGGCTCGCGTTCGGCCGAACTCCCGTGCTGCCCCGCGTCGCCGGCCCCGCGGAGGCGGTCGGCACCACCCCCGCGGGGGCCCTGGTCTCGGCCGGCACCGGCGACAACATGGCCGCCGCGCTGGGCCTCGGCACCGGCCCGGGCGACCTCGTCGTCTCCCTCGGCACCTCGGGCACCGCGTACGCGAACTCCCGTGTCCCGACCGCGGATCCGACGGGGCTGGTGGCCGGATTCGCGGACGCCGCGGGCGGCTTCCTGCCGCTGGTGTGCACCCTCAACGCCGCGCGGGTGCTCGACGCCGCGGCACGCGTGCTCGGTGTCGGCCACGAACGCCTCGCCGCACTGGCCCTGTCCGTACCCCCGGGCGCGGACGGCCTCGTCGTCGTCCCGTACCTCGCCGGGGAACGCACGCCCGACCTGCCGCACGCCACGGGAGCCGTCCACGGACTGACGACGCGCACCGCGACGCCCGCGCACATGGCCCGCGCGGCGGTCGAGGGCATGCTGTGCGGACTCGCGGACGCCGTCGACGCGCTGGCCGCGGCGGGAGTACGCGGCGAACGCGTCATCCTGACCGGCGGCGCCGCCCGCTCCCCCGCGATCGCCGACATCGCCCCCGCGCTCCTCGAACTCCCCACCGCGATCCCCGACTCCGCCGAGTACGTGGCCATCGGCGCCGCCCGACAGGCAAGTTGGTCGCTCCTCGGCACCCCCGACCCGCCCCCGTGGCCCGTTCCGCACCGCACCAACTCCCCCACCCGCTCCGACGCGTCGGTCCGCGCCCGCTACGCCGCGGCCCGCCGCCACTTCCTCGAACGCCCCGAACCCGACGCATAGATGCACGCCCATCGGGGGAGGCAACTTGCGACAACGCCTTGCCCCGCGCGAAACCTCGCCCGCAGTGTGGTTACGCTGGTCAGGCAGTTCCTCCCCAAGAACGCGAGCAGGCGGCCCCAGGCCGCCCCTCGCCCGGGCCCGCCCTTCAGGCACGAGGGCGGGCCCGACCTTTTCCGGGCGGTTCCGCTCGCTCCTCATCGGAAGCCGCACAGCGGGTTGTCGGACGCGATGACGCGGCTGGTGCGGCTGGTGCGGCACGATGACACGGTGCTCGGGGTCGCCACGGCCGTCGGGTTCGACAGCGCGAGCGCGTTCAGCCGGGCGTTCCGGGCGTATTCGGGGCAGACGCCCGCGGAGTTCCGGCGGGAGCGGTGACGGCTATCCGCCCCGGCGGTCGGCGGCGTTCCGGCGCAGGGTGCGGTAGGTCGCGGCGTCGGCCGCGGAGGTGGCGACGGGTTCGCCCCGCGTGCACGACGGGTCCAGGAGGGCCGGTGCCGCGTCGAGGGTCGGGGCCAGGCCGAGGGCGTACAGCCCCAGGGCCGCCGCGCCGAGGGCCGAGCCCTCCGCGCCGGAGGTGAAGACCGTGGGGCGGTCGACCATCGCGGCCACGACGGAGCGCCACACCGGCGAGCGGAAGGCGCCGCCGGTGATGCGGACCGCGGTGACGGGGTGGACGCGTTCGAGGTCGTCGACGACGGTCGCGAGACGCCGTGCGACGCCTTCGACGGCGGCGCGCACGAAGTGGCCGCGTGTGTGCCGGTGGGACAGGCCCAGGAAGGCGCCGCGCCGCTCGGGGTCCCACAGCGGCGCGCGTTCGGGCAGCAGGTCGGGGAGCATCGTCAGGCCGTCGCAGCCCGCGGGCGCGTCGGCGGCGAGGTCGAGGAGGGCCGCGTCGCGGTGGGAGTCGGCGGGGAGGTCGGCGGCGAAGACGCCCCCCGCCCACCGGACGACCGCTCCGCCGTTGCTGATCGCCCCGCCGATCACCCACGCGGAGTCGGTCAGGGCGTAGCTGAACAGGCGGCCCTCGGGGTCGGCGTACGGCTCGGGTACCACCGCGCGTACGGCGCCGCTCGTCCCGAGGGAGAGCCCGGCCACGCCGGGCGCCGTCGCGGCGGTGCCGAGGTTGCCGAGCGGGCCGTCGGCGGCGCCCGCGACGACGGGGGTGCCGGGGGCGAGCCCCGTGTCCCGTGCCGTGGCCGGCGCGATCTCCAGGACGGCGGTGGTGGGCAGGACGGGCGGGAGTTGTTCGGGGGCGACACCGGTCAGGCGCAGCGCCGCGGGGTTCCAGTCGCGGGCGGCCATGGCGAGCATGCCGGTGCCGGACGCCGAGGACAGCTCGGTGGCGAGGGTTCCGGTCAGCCGCCACAGCGCGTAGTCCTTCAGGCCGACCCACCAGCGGGCGCGGGCCCACAGCCCGGGGTCGTGTTCGCGGAACCACAGGAGTTTGGCCAGCGGCGTCATGGGGTGGACGGGCGCTCCGGAGACGCGGTGCAGTTCGGCCGCCCGCCCGGACGCGTGCAGCGCT is from Yinghuangia sp. ASG 101 and encodes:
- the xylB gene encoding xylulokinase, with product MAARLVAGVDSSTQACKVVVCDADTGAVVREGRAPHPDGTEVHPEAWWRALLRAADDAGGLDDVAAVGVAAQQHGMVGLDDDGGVVRDALLWNDTRSAGAAADLVAELGGADAWAEAVGSVPVASFTVTKLRWLADHEPRAAERVAAVCLPHDYLTWRLTGGGDPADLATDRGDASGTGYWSPQDGAYRDDLLRLAFGRTPVLPRVAGPAEAVGTTPAGALVSAGTGDNMAAALGLGTGPGDLVVSLGTSGTAYANSRVPTADPTGLVAGFADAAGGFLPLVCTLNAARVLDAAARVLGVGHERLAALALSVPPGADGLVVVPYLAGERTPDLPHATGAVHGLTTRTATPAHMARAAVEGMLCGLADAVDALAAAGVRGERVILTGGAARSPAIADIAPALLELPTAIPDSAEYVAIGAARQASWSLLGTPDPPPWPVPHRTNSPTRSDASVRARYAAARRHFLERPEPDA
- a CDS encoding helix-turn-helix domain-containing protein, which translates into the protein MTRLVRLVRHDDTVLGVATAVGFDSASAFSRAFRAYSGQTPAEFRRER
- a CDS encoding gluconokinase, which encodes MRPDTGPGDVVIGLDIGTTAVKAVAFGVDSPRRHLALCEIDPGPEQDTARISAAITRSLAQCVHACGDARVLAVSVSTAMHGLIALDADLCPLTPLVTWADGRAAEQARALHASGRAAELHRVSGAPVHPMTPLAKLLWFREHDPGLWARARWWVGLKDYALWRLTGTLATELSSASGTGMLAMAARDWNPAALRLTGVAPEQLPPVLPTTAVLEIAPATARDTGLAPGTPVVAGAADGPLGNLGTAATAPGVAGLSLGTSGAVRAVVPEPYADPEGRLFSYALTDSAWVIGGAISNGGAVVRWAGGVFAADLPADSHRDAALLDLAADAPAGCDGLTMLPDLLPERAPLWDPERRGAFLGLSHRHTRGHFVRAAVEGVARRLATVVDDLERVHPVTAVRITGGAFRSPVWRSVVAAMVDRPTVFTSGAEGSALGAAALGLYALGLAPTLDAAPALLDPSCTRGEPVATSAADAATYRTLRRNAADRRGG
- the xylA gene encoding xylose isomerase, which gives rise to MTRLTPLPEDRFSFGLWTVGWQARDPFGDATRAPLDPAEAVHRLAEAGAYGVTFHDDDLIPFGSDEPARDKAVAAFRAALDATGLVVPMATTNLFTHPVFKDGAFTANDRGVRRHALRKVMRNLDLAAELGARTYVFWGGREGSESDAGKDVRAALDRFKEAVDILCDYVRDRGHDLRFALEPKPNEPRGDIFLPTVGHALAFIERLEHPEMVGVNPEVGHEQMAGLNMVHAAAQALWAGKLFHIDLNGQHGPKYDQDLVFGHGDLKSAFFLVDLLEHGGYDGPRHFDYKPLRTEDSAGVWASAAANMRTYLLLRERARAFRADPEVRDAMAAAGVGDLAVPTLAPGETYADLAGDRFDLDAAAERGYGYERLDQLSVEHILGAR
- a CDS encoding MarR family winged helix-turn-helix transcriptional regulator; the encoded protein is MDGYELFQLGRDLMKLGEQSMPGMGLERLSGPTRAILFDIAENPESSISDITARVKLPQSQVSACVARLRDRGTVTTESDPLDRRRTLVRLSDDSRRRAAQRPPAPIDEAVAKALGADDPARVERVKAALDALAEALGSRE